Proteins co-encoded in one Cydia strobilella chromosome 14, ilCydStro3.1, whole genome shotgun sequence genomic window:
- the LOC134747385 gene encoding uncharacterized protein LOC134747385: MDVVKIIDLVQEYKCLWDQRDARYHARDHQRNAWREISDEMKIPVDELKKRWKVLRDTFAKELKKAIQQSGQASDTELSSKWPHFKRLFFLQGIRSCKDSVADVSEVSVENNLDEEASNNTDPQSPHSEKKFKSTFKRRRISTEEKKRIEENFPPNDHDAQFLMSLWPFLKDVPKNRKLMVRSKLQQVLIDEQNEVAPAVKLEYYSD, translated from the exons ATGGACGTAGTCAAGATTATCGACCTGGTTCAGGAGTACAAGTGTCTGTGGGACCAAAGAGATGCGAGATATCACGCGCGTGACCATCAGAGGAACGCTTGGCGGGAAATATCAGATGAAATGAAAATACCTG TTGACGAGTTGAAGAAAAGGTGGAAAGTGCTTCGGGACACGTTTGCTAAAGAACTGAAAAAGGCAATTCAACAATCTGGCCAAGCTTCGGACACGGAACTTTCCTCAAAATGGCCTCATTTCAAACGTCTGTTTTTCCTTCAAGGTATAAGATCCTGCAAAGATAGCGTAGCAGATGTAAGTGAGGTTTCTGTTGAAAATAACCTAGATGAAGAAGCAAGCAATAACACAGACCCACAGTCACCACACAGCGAAAAGAAATTTAAATCCACGTTCAAACGGAGAAGAATTTCAACGGAAGAAAAAAAACGGATTGAAGAAAACTTTCCTCCAAATGATCATGATGCTCAGTTTTTAATGAGTCTGTGGCCATTTTTAAAAGATGTGCCTAAAAATCGCAAGTTGATGGTTCGGAGTAAATTACAGCAGGTTCTTATAGATGAACAAAATGAAGTTGCACCGGCTGTTAAGTTGGAATATTATAGCGATTAA